The Dokdonella koreensis DS-123 genome has a segment encoding these proteins:
- a CDS encoding helix-turn-helix domain-containing protein, with protein MSTKAESYASVWDALAESAEEAANLKVRAELMRKIADLIQGSGWTQMEAALRCRVTQPRINDLLRGRISRFSLDALVNIAAALGQQVHVELEAA; from the coding sequence ATGAGTACCAAGGCCGAGAGCTACGCCAGCGTGTGGGATGCCCTCGCCGAATCGGCAGAGGAAGCGGCAAATCTCAAGGTCCGCGCCGAACTGATGCGAAAGATCGCCGATCTGATCCAGGGCAGCGGCTGGACACAGATGGAAGCCGCCTTGCGGTGCAGGGTCACTCAACCGCGCATCAACGATCTGCTGCGTGGTCGCATCTCGCGCTTCTCGCTGGATGCGTTGGTGAACATTGCCGCAGCACTGGGGCAACAAGTGCATGTGGAGCTTGAAGCAGCATAA
- a CDS encoding type II toxin-antitoxin system RelE/ParE family toxin produces MTLKPVRFLGDSLQCLRDFPANAKQDVGYQLDRVQRGLQPDDFKPMPSIGRGVEEIRVWDESGAFRVIYTARLADAVYVIHAFQKKTQATSKRDVDIARRRFALLMRETP; encoded by the coding sequence ATGACTCTGAAACCCGTAAGGTTCCTGGGAGACTCCCTGCAATGCCTGCGTGACTTCCCGGCCAACGCCAAGCAGGACGTGGGCTACCAACTCGATCGTGTCCAGCGCGGCTTACAACCGGACGACTTCAAGCCGATGCCCTCGATCGGCCGTGGCGTCGAGGAGATCCGGGTCTGGGACGAGTCCGGAGCCTTTCGTGTCATCTATACGGCTCGCTTGGCGGACGCGGTCTACGTAATTCACGCCTTTCAGAAGAAGACGCAAGCCACATCGAAGCGGGACGTCGACATCGCAAGAAGGCGCTTCGCCCTACTGATGAGAGAGACACCATGA